In one Lujinxingia vulgaris genomic region, the following are encoded:
- a CDS encoding M48 family metallopeptidase has protein sequence MYRSWLHRFVPALGPAPGSSPVSVPRHALQLNGAYLLRVGLLALALVSLLVLYFGALILSVAATVVVVTRVLSGPIQLDDIVLGSLTVLLLLPLALVLLKGLFHRQKVDRSEFIELSAESEPELFSYLIDLSKRAGAPLPHRVYACPQVNAGVFFDASLLNLIFPVRKNLLIGLGLINTLNRTELEAVLAHELGHFSQRSMRLTHYVYVVAEILRQLVEERDPIDRALARWQTRWHRGLGLPLLLNTITALVRGIARRALSALERLDASVSRQMELHADRVAVRLTGSDALVHALKRADWADRCYAQTCYDLEQASFEGLRTDDFFLHHEELMHSMRERLGDTTLGLPPALPDDPQRFDWVFDPADAGERADLFDSHPPHHVREAHARHHYVRTDFDERSAWTLFDDPQSLRHALTRGINALEFGEAAPTHHAHDLQEFLDGEHAEVLLNPREKVVFGHRYVEFGQLDEVFDAAAAEDSDDQTMTAWLQDLIGPTLDQAAERLASQLPQLTAQPAAAHGNARPLRSSAGARPCPPGADCGRDPQAEQRWFAQLDADLMHAHLVIAARLGDDTLNELEARYRFHDHLQRLARWMRKHSPSLARVTHLVADEELDEDAIQWIFETLVGTHTTLDQALYQGPPIPSLHGFEDEASLGERLLDVPLVDAAPLMRGELNNQWLNLYVGQWQQLSERLDHLRRKSLGAMLAHQRDLVERWEARQR, from the coding sequence ATGTATCGTTCTTGGCTCCACCGCTTCGTCCCTGCTCTTGGCCCGGCCCCCGGCTCTTCGCCGGTCTCAGTGCCTCGCCACGCCCTTCAACTCAACGGCGCCTACCTGCTGCGCGTGGGTCTTCTGGCCCTGGCCCTGGTCAGCCTGCTCGTGCTCTACTTCGGCGCGCTGATCTTAAGCGTGGCGGCCACCGTCGTGGTCGTAACCCGGGTGTTAAGCGGCCCCATTCAGCTCGATGATATCGTGCTCGGGTCGCTCACCGTCCTGCTCCTGCTCCCCCTGGCGCTGGTCCTCTTAAAGGGCCTCTTTCACCGCCAGAAGGTCGACCGCTCGGAGTTCATTGAACTCAGCGCCGAGTCCGAGCCGGAGCTCTTTTCTTACCTCATCGATCTGAGCAAGCGCGCCGGCGCGCCGCTGCCCCACCGCGTTTACGCCTGTCCGCAGGTCAACGCCGGGGTCTTTTTCGACGCGTCGCTGCTCAACTTGATCTTCCCGGTGCGCAAAAACCTGCTCATCGGCCTGGGGCTCATCAACACGCTCAACCGCACCGAGCTTGAGGCCGTGCTCGCCCACGAGCTTGGCCACTTCTCGCAGCGCTCCATGCGTCTGACGCACTACGTGTACGTCGTCGCCGAGATCCTGCGTCAGCTCGTCGAGGAGCGCGACCCCATCGATCGGGCGCTTGCCCGCTGGCAGACTCGCTGGCACCGCGGGCTGGGGCTGCCCCTTCTGCTCAACACGATCACCGCGCTGGTGCGCGGCATCGCTCGCCGGGCCCTCTCAGCGCTGGAGCGCCTGGACGCCTCGGTGAGCCGGCAGATGGAGCTGCACGCCGACCGCGTCGCGGTGCGCCTCACCGGCAGCGACGCCCTTGTGCATGCGCTTAAGCGCGCCGACTGGGCCGACCGCTGCTACGCCCAGACCTGCTACGACCTGGAGCAAGCCTCCTTTGAGGGGCTGCGCACCGACGACTTCTTTTTGCACCACGAAGAGCTGATGCACTCGATGCGCGAGCGCCTGGGCGACACGACCCTCGGTCTGCCCCCGGCACTCCCCGACGATCCGCAACGCTTTGACTGGGTCTTCGATCCGGCCGACGCTGGCGAGCGCGCTGATCTTTTCGATTCGCACCCGCCCCACCACGTGCGCGAAGCCCACGCCCGTCATCATTACGTGCGCACCGACTTCGACGAGCGCTCCGCCTGGACCCTCTTCGACGATCCGCAGAGCCTTCGCCACGCGCTGACCCGCGGCATCAACGCGCTGGAGTTCGGCGAGGCCGCCCCCACCCATCACGCCCACGATCTGCAGGAGTTCCTCGATGGCGAACACGCCGAGGTCCTGCTCAACCCGCGGGAAAAAGTCGTCTTCGGACACCGCTACGTGGAGTTCGGCCAACTCGATGAAGTCTTTGACGCCGCCGCCGCCGAAGACAGCGACGATCAGACGATGACCGCATGGCTGCAGGACCTTATCGGCCCCACGCTTGACCAGGCCGCCGAGCGCCTGGCCTCCCAGCTCCCGCAGCTCACTGCCCAGCCGGCGGCCGCTCATGGCAACGCTCGCCCGCTGCGCAGCAGCGCCGGCGCGCGCCCCTGCCCACCCGGAGCCGACTGCGGTCGCGACCCGCAGGCCGAACAGCGCTGGTTCGCCCAACTCGACGCCGACCTGATGCACGCCCACCTGGTCATCGCAGCCCGGCTTGGCGACGACACGCTCAACGAGCTTGAGGCGCGCTACCGCTTCCACGATCACCTCCAGCGCCTGGCCCGCTGGATGCGCAAACACAGCCCCTCGCTGGCCCGCGTCACCCACCTTGTCGCCGATGAGGAGCTTGACGAAGACGCCATTCAGTGGATCTTCGAGACTCTGGTCGGCACCCACACCACGCTCGACCAGGCCCTCTACCAGGGCCCGCCCATTCCCTCACTTCACGGCTTTGAGGATGAAGCGAGCCTCGGTGAGCGTTTGCTCGACGTACCGCTCGTCGACGCCGCACCCTTGATGCGTGGCGAGCTCAACAACCAGTGGCTCAACCTCTACGTGGGGCAGTGGCAGCAACTCAGCGAGCGCCTCGACCACCTGCGACGCAAGAGCCTGGGCGCCATGCTGGCCCACCAGCGCGACCTTGTGGAGCGCTGGGAGGCGCGCCAGCGCTGA